The Streptomyces sp. NBC_00236 DNA window CCAGCGTGCCGCCGCAGACCGGGGTGTTCTGGTGCGGCTTGAGCACCACGGCGTTGCCCAGCGCGAGGGCCGGGGCCACGGACTTCAGGGAGAGCAGGAAGGGGAAGTTGAAGGGGCTGATGACCCCGACCACGCCGACCGGCACCCGGTAGACGCGGTTCTCCTTGCCCGGCGTCGGCGAGGGCAGGATCTGCCCGGTGGACCGAAGCGCGAGCTGGATCGCCTCACGCAGGAACTCCTTGGCCAGGTGCAGCTCGAAGGCCGCCTTCAGCCGGGTGCCGCCGAGCTCGGCGACGATCGCGTCACCGATCTCGTCCTCGCGCTCCTCGACGACCCTCAGGGCCTTCTCCAGCACCGCTCGCCTGGCGTACGGGTTGGTGTCCGCCCACGCCTGCTGAGCGGTCTCGGCCGCCCGGTAGGCCTGGTCCACCTCGTCGGCCGTGGCGACCGTGATCGAGGCGAGCTTCTCCCCGTCGAACGGATTGAAGTCGATGATGTCCCAGGAACCCTTGCCCGGCCTCCACTCTCCGTCGATGTACTGATGGGCCAGGTCAGTGAAGAAGGACATGAGATCCCTTACCGCAGAGTGGCGGGCAGCTGAGTGGGATTCATATTACTTATCTTTCAACAGAGTTGGTACGGATCTCAGCCTGCCCCAGGCATCATTTCCGGCCATCTCCCGGCCTCCGGATGCCCGGAAAACACCGGTGCCCCTCCCGGCGCGAACAGCCGGAAGGGGCACCGTCGGTGCGAGGGTGCGGGATCAGCCCCAGCTGGCGTGCAGCGGCTTGCCCTCCGCGTAACCGGCGGCACTCTGCACACCCACGACCGCCTTCTCGGCGAACTCCGCCAGGGAGCCCGCACCGGCGTAGGTGCAGGAGGAACGGACACCCGCGATGATCGAGTCGACCAGGTCCTCGACACCGGGACGGGACGGGTCCAGGAACATCCGCGAGGTGGAGATGCCCTCCTCGAAGAGCGCCTTGCGGGCCCGGTCGTACGCCGACTCGTCGGACGTACGGTTCTTCACGGCGCGCGCGGACGCCATGCCGAAGGACTCCTTGTAGAAGCGCCCGTCCGCGGACTGCTGGAGGTCGCCGGGCGACTCGTGCGTCCCGGCGAACCAGGAGCCGATCATCACGTTGGAGGCACCGGCGGCGAGCGCCATGGCCACATCGCGCGGGTGACGGACCCCGCCGTCGGCCCAGACGTGCTTGCCGTACTTCTTCGCCTCGGCGGCGCACTCCAGGACGGCGGAGAACTGGGGCCTGCCCACACCCGTCATCATCCGGGTGGTGCACATCGCGCCGGGTCCGACACCGACCTTGATGATGTCGGCGCCGGCCTCGATGAGGTCGCGCACACCCTCGGCGGCGACGATGTTGCCGGCGACGATCGGCACCTGCGGATCCAGCGCCCTGACCGCGCGCACCGCGCTGATCATGGACTCCTGGTGGCCGTGCGCGGTGTCGACGACGAGGGTGTCGGCGCCGGCGTCGAGGAGCTGCTTGGCCTTGCCCGCCACATCGCCGTTGATCCCGACGGCGGCCGCGATCCGCAGCTTGCCCGCCGCGTCGGTGGCCGGCGTGTAGAGGGTGGCACGCAGTGCGGCCTTACGGGTGAGGATGCCCACGAGCCGGCCGTCCGCGTCGACCGC harbors:
- a CDS encoding GuaB1 family IMP dehydrogenase-related protein encodes the protein MRFLEPGTGRYTESPSVPYDLTYDDVFMVPGRSAVGSRQGVDLSSPDGTGTTIPLVVANMTAIAGRRMAETIARRGGLVVIPQDIPIEVVTEVISWVKTRHLVLDTPIVLAPGQTVADALSLLPKRAHGAGVVVDGDGRPVGVVTDHDLTGVDRFTQLSEVMSKDLVLLDADIDPRDAFNKLDGANRKLAPAVDADGRLVGILTRKAALRATLYTPATDAAGKLRIAAAVGINGDVAGKAKQLLDAGADTLVVDTAHGHQESMISAVRAVRALDPQVPIVAGNIVAAEGVRDLIEAGADIIKVGVGPGAMCTTRMMTGVGRPQFSAVLECAAEAKKYGKHVWADGGVRHPRDVAMALAAGASNVMIGSWFAGTHESPGDLQQSADGRFYKESFGMASARAVKNRTSDESAYDRARKALFEEGISTSRMFLDPSRPGVEDLVDSIIAGVRSSCTYAGAGSLAEFAEKAVVGVQSAAGYAEGKPLHASWG